The Candidatus Eisenbacteria bacterium DNA segment GTGCACGCGGTTGCGCTCGCCGCCGGAGAGGTCTCCCACGCGCTTCTGCTGGTCGGCCCCCTTGAAGTTGAAGGAGGCCACGTAGGAGCGCGACTGCAGCGTGCGGCCGCCGAATTCCAGCACGTCCTTGCCGTCGGAGATCTCCTCCCACACGTTGCGCTTCGGGTCCAGGGAGTCGCGGCTCTGGTCCACGTAGGCCAGCTTCACGGTCTCGCCGATGCGCAGCGTGCCCTCGTCCGGCTGCTCCTGCGCGGTGATCATGCGGAACAGCGTGGTCTTGCCCGCGCCGTTGGGCCCGATCACCCCCACGATGCCGCCGCGGGGCAGGTTGAACTCGAGATTCTCCATCAGCAGGCGGTCGCCGTAGCCCTTGGTGAGGCCGCGCGCCTCGATCACCACGTCGCCCAGCCGGGGCGCGGGCGGGATCACGATCTCGATCGTCTCCGCACGCTTGAGGCCCTCCTGGCTCAGCAACTCCTCGTAGGCACTCACGCGCGCCTTGGACTTGGCCTGCCGCGCGCGCGGGCTCAGCCGGATCCACTCCAGTTCGCGGGCCAGCGTGCGCTGGCGGGCCGACTCGGCCTTCTCCTCCTGCGCCAGGCGGATGCGCTTCTGCTCCAGCCACGAGGAGTAGTTGCCCTCCCAGGGGATGCCCTGGCCGCGGTCCAGCTCCAGGATCCAGCCGGCGACGTTGTCGAGGAAGTAGCGGTCGTGGGTCACCGCCACCACCGTGCCCGCGTACTGCTGCAGGTGGTGCTCCAGCCACTCCACCGACTCGGCGTCCAGGTGGTTGGTGGGCTCGTCCAGCAGCAGCAGGTCCGGCTTCTGGAGCAGCAGGCGGCACAGCGCCACGCGGCGCAACTCGCCGCCGGAGAGCGTCTTCACGTCCGCGTCGGGGGGCGGCAGGCGCAGCGCGTCCATGGCGATCTCGAGGTGCCGGTCCAGGTCCCAGCCGTCCACCGCCTCGATGGCGTCCTGCACCTTGCCCAGCTCCTCGAGGGTCTTCTCCATCTCCTCCGCGGAGAGCTCGGTGGACAGCCGCGCGTTGATGTCGTTGAAGCGGTCCAGCAGCGCCTTGGTGCCCGCCACCCCCTCCATGACGTTGCCCAGCACGTCCTTGGACGGGTCCAGGTGCGGTTCCTGCGGCAGGAAGCCCACGGTGAAGCCCCGGGTGAGCGCGGCCTCGCCGATGAAATCCTTGTCCTCGCCGGCCATGATGCGCAGCAGGGAGCTCTTGCCCGAGCCGTTGGCTCCGAGCACGCCGATCTTCGCGCCGGGGTAGAACGACAGCCAGATGCCCTTGAGCACCTGCCGGTTGGGCGGATGGACCTTGCCCAGGTCCTTCATGGTGAAGATGTACTGCTGGGCCACGCGGAGTCTCCTCTTTTCGATGGCGGGGCGGGGGCCCCCGTCCGGGGCTGAAGCTGGATGATTGATTGTTGTATAATAGGCGGCCAGGGGATTGTAAGTGAGTTCGGGCCGCTCCGGGTGCAACTTTCTGCCTGCCCCGGTCCGCTGCCACCCTGGCGGCTCACTTCTCCCATGCGGGCCCCGGCGGACCTGCGCAGGCCCCCCGGATCCTGCCACCCGTTCGTCCCCACGCGGGAGCAGAAAGGCAGGCCCCACGATGACCGTGCGGACCGCTCGAACCCACCATTCTACCCCGTTCCTCGGCGGGGCGCTCCTCGCGGCCCTTCTGGCTGTCCCGGCGCTTCCGCCGCCCCCCGGGGCGCAGGCGGACTGCGTGCTCCCCGACCTGCCTGCGTGCGCGTGCTTCGTCGGCGGAGGCGCCTGGCCCCTGCCCGCGGTGGCGGGGAACCTGATCTCCACCGCCCGCAAGTCGGTGAACGCGCAGACCTCCTGCCTCAAACAGCGGGGCCAGCCCTACTGGCAGATCCAGCTCCAGCTGGACGACCCCAACCTGGCCCACTTCCTGGCGCACTGGGCCCCCGGCATCCCGAATTCCTTCCGGGCCCAGGCCTGGTGCACCGAGACGGTGGCCTTCTGGCACCGCGAGGCCCAGGTTCCCTACCCCGGCGGGTACTTCTCCTTCTTCTGGCCCTCCAGCTATGTCCAGAACACGAAGGAACTGCGGGTGTGGTACCAGAACGAGGAGGCGCTCCGCACCAACTTGTTCCTCAACACCCGCGGGCGCTGGATCAACGGGAGTCAGCTGGACTACGCGAACTTCCAGCCCGGCGTGAACGGGCCGTGCCCCGGAGCGTTCCAGGCCTGGGAGTCCTACGACACCACCGCCGGGGCGTGGACGGACTCGTGCTACCACAGCCAGGTGGTGGACTCGGTGGTGGTGTGGCGGCAGGGCAGCATGACCGGGCCGATCAACTCCATCGACGTCCACGTGGTGGAGGGCAACGCCGGCGGCGGGACGTTCACCGACATCAATGGGGTCGTCAACGTGAGCCGGGGGAAGGTCAAGAACGACAAGTGGTACCGGAACGTGATCCAGTACACGCGGCTCGGGAGCACCGTGGTGGGTTGCGGCAACACGGTGAAGAAGATCCGCGGGTGGGGGATTGACCTGCACCAGGACGGCTCCACCTACTGTGACCCCGGGCGCATGACCACCGTGGTCACGCCGTATATCGTGGCCTACCCGGCCCCGATTTCGGAGCCGGACCCGGACGTGCAGCTCACGGGCACGTTCCTGCTCTTCTACCAGGCCAGCGGCGGGGGCACACCCGCCATCAGCACCAATGCCAGCAGCAGCCAGACCGGCGGCACCTATCCCACCACCACCGCGCCCTGGACCATCCCGGCGGGACCGCTGGGCGTGGAACCCGCGTACATCCAGGTGGACCTCAAGGCTGACTACCCGCTCCCCGTGCGGGGGGTGACGGTGGACTGGGAGGGAGGCTTCGCCCCGGCGCAGTACCAGGTGTGGTGGGGCGCGCAGGGCGGATCCATCCACACCACGACCACCACGCCCACGACCGGGCTCACCCCGCCCTCGGGCGTGCCTCCCATGCCGGCGTACACGGCACTCGCCCCCGATTCCACCTACACCGTGCGCTACCTCCGGCTGGTCTTCTCCAACTCCGTGCTCACCCGGCAGTTCAAGATCGCGGGGCTCCACTTCCGGTACCAGCTCGGCAGGGAGGAGGACAACGGCGACGTGTTCCAGGATGCCACTCCGCCGGTGGACGTGGGAGAGGGCGGCGACGGCGGCGCGGCGCTCTTGAGGCTCCATCCCGGAGTGCCCAACCCGTTCCGCGGCTCGACCCTGATCCGGTACCAGCTGGGCGGCGTGGCGGAGGCCTCGCTGGCTATCTCCGATGCCGCCGGTCGCCGGGTGAGGACCTGGCACGGGTTGCGCGGGGCGGGCGCTCCCGGTGCCCAGGTGCTCCGCTGGGACGGCCGGGACGCCTCGGGACGGGCGGTGCCGGCCGGGGTCTACGTCTGCGAATTGAGCCAGGGGGCGTCCGCGGTGCGGCAGAAACTGGTCCTGCTGCGTTAGCGGTCCTGCGAACACCAGCCTGCCGCTGAAGAGCGCTCCGATCCGGGGCGGACCACCGCCTGGTCCCGGATCGGAGCGCGCCACGCCGCTCCACCTTCAGGGCGCCTCAGCGTCGCCACCTCTCACCCTCGTTCCGGGCCCGCCCGGCCCCGCAGCTCATGGCCCGCGACTTGCTTTTTCCTATCCCGGGCAGAGGGGGCACGGATGCCCCCGGATCCCGCAAGTTCAACGCGGCCGCGCCGCACCGCCCGCCCGGCCCGCCGCAGGGCCCCGCGGGAATCCATGCGCGCGGCAGGAATTTTGCCGTGCCCGGCTCGATTCTGCCCGTGTGGCCGGATTCGCTGGAGGAGGCTTCGTGAACCCGCCCATCGTCCTGTCCACCGCGACTTCCGGCGGCGTGCCCGTCCCCCCGCTTTCTTCCTCGCCGCAGTCGCTGGAGGGCTTCCGCAGCGTCGGCCAGGACGTGACCATCTGGCCCATGGCCCGGATCGTCGGGCGCGAGCGCATCTCGATCGGCGACTCCGTGATCATCGACGACTTCGCCTTCCTGGTGGGCGGCGCGCGCACCGCGATCGGCAGCTTCATCCACATCGCCAGCTTCGTCTCCGTCACCGGTGGCGGCGAGCTCGTGATGGAGGACTTCAGCGGGATCTCCGCTGGTTCGCGCGTCTACACCGGCAACGAGGACTACCTGGGGGGCTGCCTCACCAACCCGACCATTCCCGAGCCGTTCCGCGTCGCGGCGCGCTCGTTCGTGCGGGTGGGCAGGCACGCCATCGTGGGCGCCAACTCGGTGATCCTGCCGGGCGTGACGCTGGGCGAAGGCTGCGTCGTGGGCGCCGGCTCCCTCGTCACGAAGGACTGCGAGCCCTGGACCGTGTACGTGGGCACGCCCGCGCGGCCGATGAAGGCGCGCCGTCGCGACCGCATCGAGGAGCTCGAATTGCAATTCCGCCGCGTGGCCTACGGCCCGGACGGCGGGTACATCCCCAACTGCCGCCGCGGCGGAAAGGCCTGAGCCGTGAAACGCGCGAAGCCCGGGAGCAGGAGCGGGAAGCCGGTGCGCCGGGTGGCGCGTCTCGCGGCCCGCAGGCGCGTGGACGACCTGGCCCTCTTCGGCGGCTGGCCCGCGTTCCGCGAGCCCCTGTGCGTGGGCCGGCCGGCCGCGGGCGACCGGGCCCGGCTCCTGGAGCGAATCCGCGGCGTGCTGGACCGCCGCTGGTTCACCAACGACGGTCCCCTGGTGCGCGAGTTCGAGCACCAGCTGGCGCGGACCCTGGGCGTGCGTCACGCGGTCGCCACCTGCAACGGCACCGTGGCGATCGAGATCCTGGCCCGCGCGGCGGAGCTGACGGGCGAGGTGGTGGTGCCCGCCTTCACCTTCGTGGCCACCGCGCACGCGCTGCGCTGGGTGGGCCTCAAGCCGGTATTCTGCGACGTCGAGCCCCACGGTCACACGCTGGACCCGGCGCGGGTGGAGGCGTGCATCACGCCGCGAACCCGGGCCATCCTGGGAGTGCACCTCTGGGGCCGCACCTGTCACGTGGAGGCGCTCGAGGGCATCGCGCGCCGCCGCGGCCTGCGGCTCTTCTTCGACGCCGCGCACGCTTTCGGCTGCACCCGCGGCGGCCGGCCGGTGGGCGGCTTCGGCGACGCCGAGGTGTTCAGCTTCCACGCCACCAAGGTCTTCAACACCTTCGAGGGCGGCGCCGTCACCACGGACAACGACGGCCTGGCGCACCGCCTGCGCCTGATGCGCAACTTCGGATTCGCCGGCTATGACCAGGTGGTCAGCCTGGGTATCAACGGGAAGATGAGCGAGATCTCCGCGGCCATGGGGCTCACGGGCCTGGAATCGCTGGAATCGCGCCTGGAAGAAAACCGCCGGCACCACGAGCGCTACCGCGCCGGGCTGGCGGGGCTGAGCGGCGTGAAGCTGCTGCGATACGACGAGGCGGAGCGGAACAATTTCCAGTACGTCGTGGTGGAGATCGACCCGGAGCAGGCCGGCGTGGGCCGGGACCGGCTCGTGGAGATCCTGCACGCGGAGAACGTGATCGCCCGACGCTACTTTCACCCCGGTGTGCACCGCATGGAGCCCTACCGCTCCGAGGACCCCGCCGCCGGCCGCCGCTTGCCGGTCACGGAGAGCCTCGCGCAGCGGGTGCTCACGCTGCCCACCGGCCCGGCCACGAGGCCGCGGGACGTGGAGCGGGTGTGCGAGCTGGTGCGGTTCGTGGTGGCGCACGCGCACGAGCTGGACCGCAAGGCCGCATGATACCGGCCCGCGGCGACGGGAAGATCACACCAATCCAGGGAACGGAGGAAGCGTGGACGGGCTGCTGCTGAGTGTCGGCTGCGACGACCGGGAGATCGCCGGGTTCCGCCGCGTGAGCGAGGATTCCGCCGCGGGGCTGCGCTACGACCCGGTCCTCGGGTTGCCGCTCCCGGGGGGATCGGTGCGCGGGATCTACTGCGCGCGCTTTCTGGAGTTCCTCGATCCGGCCGGGGCATCGGCGTTCCTCAGGGAGTGCCGGCGGGTCCTGGCGCCCGGCGGCACGCTGCGCCTGGTCACGCCCGACCTCGACCGCGTGGTGCGCTCCTACTGGGGCGACTGGCGCAAGCAGGGCTGGATGCGCGGGCCGGCGGGGGAGGGGATCCGCCGCCGGGGTGCGATGCTCAACAGTTTCCTGCGCGGCGGAGGACGCCGGTGGGTGTACACCGAGGAGGAACTGCTCGAGCTGGCCGGCTGGGCCGGTCTGCCGGTGGCCCGCCGCCGACTGGCCGGGCGCAGCGGCGCGCCGCATTTCCAGCACCTCGAGGCCCGCTCGGACACCGACCTGATCCTCGAGCTTTCCCCGGCGAAGCGCGCGCCGTGCGTCGAGCCGCTGGTGAGCGTGTTGATCCCGGCCTACAACCCCAAGTTCTTCGAGGCGGCGCTGAGCAGTGCCCGAACGCAGACGTGGCGCAACGTCGAGATCGTGGTGAGCGACGATTCGGCCGGTCCGGAGATTCGTGTGATCGCCGAGCGGGCCGCCCTGGACGACCCGCGGGTGCGCTATCTGCGCAATCAGCCCGCCCGGGGGGCGTACGACAACTACATCCAGTGCTTTCGCCTGGCGCGCGGGGAGTACGTGAAGTTCCTCAACGACGACGACCTGCTGCACCCCGCATGCGTGGAGCGGATGGCGGGCGTGCTCGCCACGCGCGCGGACGTGTCCCTGGTCACGTCGCACCGCGGGCTCATGGACGATTCCGGCGAACCGCTCCCGGACACCGACGCCACCGCGCGGATCGCCGGCGTGGACAGCCGGCTGGACGGCGCGCCGGCGGCGGGCTGGATGCTGGCGCAGAGCCGCAACTATGTGGGCGAGCCCACCACCGCGATGTTCCGGCGGGCCGACCTGGAGGACGCGCAGCCCACGCCCCTGAGCTTCGCCGGGCGGCCGGTGCGCTGGAACGTGGACGTGGCCATGTGGGCGCACCTGCTGGGCAAGGGCGACCTGGCCTACCTGGTGGACACACTCAGCTGGTTCCGTCAGCACGGTGCGCAGCAGACGTCGGTGCCCGATGCGGCCGCCCGCTCCGGCGCCGCGTGGGGACAGATGCGTGCGGACGCCGCGCGGCTGGGCTATCCCGCCCCGGTCTCCCTGGACGAAGCGCGGGTGCGGCCGCTCGCGCCGGCTCCGGACGGCCCCGACCGGTGGCCCTCGCTGGGGCTGGCGATCTTCGGCCGCGCGCTGGAGATGCAGTCGGCCCAGCGGTCGGCCGAGGCGGCCGAGCTGTTCCAGCTCACCGTGGCGCACGAGCCGCACCTGGCCGTGGCGCACCTCCAACTCGGCTTGACCCGCTACGGCCTCGGTGACTACGCTGCCGCCGCGGAGGCGCTGGAGCAGGGGATCGCGCTGGACCCGGGCGTGCCCGACTCCATGAAGCAATTGGCGGTGGACCTCCGCCACCGTCTCGGAGCGCGGGAGGCCATCGCCCGGTAGCCTCGGCGGACACCCCCCGCCCGCGGCCGGCCCGCCGCGAAAGACACGGGAGTGGCATGCCGAGGATCCGCCGCACCACGCAAGGGAAGCCCTCCCCGGCAGGAACCGCGCCCCCGACCGGGCGCGGCGGGCGCGCTCCCGCACGCCCCGAATCGCCGCCCTCCGCTCCCGCGCCACCGCTGCCCGCCGGCACCGCGCTGGTCGCGATCTCGCTGGCGCTGCTGCTGCTTCCCTGGCTGGCGAGCCGGGACTCCTCGAACTGGACCTGGGGGCTCAACATCTCCGGCTTCCTGCCCTCCGCGTGGCCCCTGGCCGCGCGGCTGGCGGTGCTCGCAGCCATGGCACCCGGCGTCGCGTTCGCACTCCGCTCCCGTTCCGCGGTCGCCGACCGGCAGCCGAAGACCGGCCCCGGGCGCCGCGCGGCGCGGCCCGCGGGCCCGCCGCGCGGCGCGACCCTCGCGGCGGGAGCGCTGGTTTGCGCCGCCGCGGCGGTGGCACTGTGGATGTGCCGCGAGCAGGTCCATTTCCTCGGGGACACCATGCTCCGGCTCCGCACGGTCTACCGGATGGCGGTCAAGGGGGAGATGGTGCCCGCATGGGGGCTGCACGCCGCTCCGCTCGACTACCTCGTGAACGTGGTCCTGCCGGTGCGCATGTCCGCGGCGGGGCTCCTGACCGCCTTCCAGGCGGCGCAGCTGGTGCCGTGCCTGCTGGGGGCGCTCTTCGTCGCGGCCGCGATGCTGGCCGCCCCGCTCTCCGCCGCCACCCGCCCCGGCCGGGCGATCTTCCTCGCCGCGGTGCTCACGCAGGGTTACATGCAGTTGTTCGCGGGGTACTGCAAGGGCTACGGCCTGCTCATCCTGCTGCTGCTCCTGTGGTACGCGGCGGTCACCTGGGAGGACCGGTCCGGCCGGGCCGCCGTGTGGAGCACCGTGCTGTTCGGCCTGGTGCTCCTGTGCCACCGCACCGGCCTGCTGCTGGCGCCGTGCCAGGCGTGGCTGGTGTGGAAGTCGCGCGGCCGCGACGGGGCGTGGGGCGCATACGCCGCCGCCGGCCTGGCCGGGCTGTGCGGCGCCGCGCTGGTCACCGGCTGGCAGGGCGCGGCCAGCGCGGATGCCGCGCTGCTGGGCAGCGTGTGGCGAGGCGCGCGCGAGGCGGGCGACTACCCGTTGCTCTCGGCCACCCACGCCGCCAACGTCCTGAACGATCTCTTCCTGCTGGCGCCCTTCGGCCTGGCCGGGATGCTGCTCCTGCCTGTCGTGCGTCCCGGCGGGCCCGGTCTCCGCGCGCTCCTGCTGGGCGGGGTTCCCTTCCTGCTGCTGGCGCTGCTGGTGCGCAGCCTGTATCCGGTGCAGGGGGCGCCGCGCGACTGGGACAACTTCGCGTCTTCCGGGCTCTTCCTCACACTGCTCGCGGCGCGCCTTGCCGTGCGGGTGGTGGAGGGGGCGCCGCGGCTCGGGGTGCTGGCGGCGGCGGCGGTGCTGGCCGGCGCCGTGCACACCGCGACCTGGCTGGCCCTGAACGCATCCCCCGCCGCGGCCCTGGAACGCGTGGAGCGCATCGGGGAGTCGGCTCCGTCGCTGCCGGTCTCGGCGCGGGCGATGCTCTTCGACTACCTGGGGCAGGTGCGCGAGCTGGCCAACGAGCCGGCGCTGGCGGGTGAGGCCTACCTGAGGGCGAGCGACCTGGCGCCCAACCCGCGCTTCTTCGTGCTGGCGGGCACCCAGTTCTTCAAGGCCGGCAGGATGGAGCGCGCGGCCGGGGCATTCCGCAGCGCCGCCCGTCGCGATCCGGTCACTCGCGAGAAGATGCTCATCGTCTCGGGCAACACGCTGGGGAGGAACCCCGCGGATCCCCTGGGCCTGATGATCCGCGCGGCCGCGCTTTCCGTTCCCGGCACGCCGGGCACGGCTGCGCCCGCGCCGGACGGGGGCGCACCCGTGCCGGACGGCGCCGCGCCCGCGCCGGACGCCCTCGCCCCCGCGGGGCCACGCGCCGATTGACACCCCGCTCGCCGCTCCGGATAATCGGGCGGTGGGAACTTCCGCATTGAGCCGCAGTCCACTCCACCGCGGGGAACGTCCTTGGCTTCCGATCACCTGAAACCCGGGCTCGCCCGGCTCGAGGAGTACCGGCGCGCCCGGGAGGCCGCCAACACGCGCATCCACGCCTCCGACCACCTGGGGATCAAGCGTTTCCTCGCGCTCGACACCCAGGCCTACGCCGACGGCGCGCTCTCCGGGAAGACCAAGGAGATGCTCGGGCTGGTGGCATCCGCGGTGCTGCGCTGCAACGATTGCATCGACTACCACCTGGTGCAGTGCGTGCGCGCCGGGTTCACCGACGCGGAGCTCCACGACGGATTGAACGTGGCGCTGGTGGTGGGGGGTTCGATCGTCATTCCCCACCTCCGCCACGCCTTCGACACGCTGGCGGCGCTGCGCGAGGCGGGCGAGTTCACGCTGTAGGGCGGCCGCGAACATCCGGGAAGTCCCGCGGAGCACCGGCCGCGCCGGGAGCGTCCCTCACCCCTGAACCCTGGAGTCTCCCGTGCTGAGTGTCTTCCGAATCGTCCACGTGCTTTCCGCGCTGCTCTTCTTCGGCGGCCTGCTGCCCGTCACCTTCCTCTTCGGCATGGTGATGCGGCAGACCGACGCCTCCGCGCGGCTGGCCGGGCTGCGGCTGCTCGGCGCGGCGAACCGCGCCTTCCTGCTGCCGGGCTCGATCCTCTCCGGGCTGAGTGGTTTCGCGCTCTCGGGCATGAAGCCCGTGTCCATCGGCGGCACCCCGTGGCTCATGGCGGCGGTGGTGCTGTACGTGATCGCGTTCGTGCTCAGCATGGCGGTGCTCGCGCCGCATTCGCGCCGCCTGGTGCAGGCCGCGGCGGCGGCGCTGAAGTCCGGCTCGGGTGTCGAGGTGGACGCCCTCGCGCGCAGGCCGCTGCCACGCGCGGCGCGTGCAATCGTGGGCGTGGCCGGCCTCGCCATCGCGGTGCTGATGACTTGGCGGCCCTGACGCGGTCCGCGCGCCCGGCGCCCGCCGCGCGGGCGGGCCTCTCCCATGTCGTCCCCGTCGCCGCGCGGGCGGGCTTCCCCCGCGACGTCCCCGTCGCCGCGCTGGCCGCGCTCTTCGCGGTGGCGCTGATCGTCCGCTTCGTCCACTTCGCGGGCGTGAGCCAGACCCCGTACTTCCACTACCCGATCATCGACGCCCGCACCTACCACCTGGCGGCGCTGCAGATCGCCGCCGGTCTGGGACACCCGGACCGGGTGTTCTGGCAGCCCCCGGGCTACCCCTGCATGCTGGGGGCGGTGTACGCGGTCGCGGGCTCCGGCCCGTGGGCCCCCCGCGTGCTGCAGGCCCTGATGGGCGCGCTCAGCGTGCTGCTGACCGCCGGGATCGGCGCGCGCCTGTTCGGCCGCCGGGTCGGGATCGTCGCGGCGGCCTGCGCCGCGTTCTACCCGCTGCTGTTCTACTTCGATGGCGAGCTGCTGCCGCCCACGCCCGCCACGCTCTGCCTGCTCGCAGCGCTGGCGCTGGCGCTGCGCGCGGGGGAGGCCGCGCGCCCGGTCCGCTGGTGGGCCGCCGCGGGCCTCGCGGGCGGGGTGGCCTCGCTGTTCCTCGCCACCTCCGCGCTGGTGGTGGCGGTGATCGCCGCGTTCGCCCGGCGGCGCGCCCCGGTGGTGCTGCTGGCCGCGGCGCTGGCGGTCGCGCCCGCCACGATTCGGAACGCGGTGAAGGGCGGGGAGTTCGTCCCCATCTCCTCGAACGGCGGGATCAACTTCTACATCGGCAACAACGCCCACTACGACAGCACCGTGAATATCCGCCCGGACCGCCACTGGGACCGGATGGTTCGCGAGCCGCGGGAGTTCGGCATCCTGAGCGCCTCTGGACAGTCCGCGTACTTCACGCGGAAGGGGTTCGCCTTCCTGGGCGCGGATCCCGCCGGGTTCGCCATGCTCCAGTTGAAGAAGCTCCGGCTGCTGCTCGGGGGGAACGAGGTCCTGCGCAATCACTCCATCTACCCGTTCCGGGAGGCCTCGCCGCTGCTCGCCGCGCTCCTGTGGAAAGTCCCGGGCCTGGCGTTTCCCTGGGGCCTGCTGGCCCCCCTGGCGCTGGTGGGAGTGTGCGCGCGCTGGCGCGCGGCGCCGCTGGCGGCGGCGGCGCTGCTGGCGATCGCGGCCTCGGTGGTGGCGTTCTTCGTCACCGCGCGCTACCGCGTTCCGATGGTGCCGCTGATGCTCGTGTTCGCGGTGGAAGGGGTGCGCTGGTTCGTGCGCGAGGCCGCGGGGCGGGCCCGGCTGCTCGCGGCGGCCGGCGCGGTGGCGGCGCTGCTCGGGGCCAACCTGGGTCAGGGACCGATGCCCGCGCGCATGAACCCCGACGCCGAGTACAACGTGGCGCTGGGGCTGGGGGATGCCGGCCAGCTGCAGCAGGCCATCCTGCTGTGCCGGTCGGCGCTCGAGCAGGACCCGGACAGCGAGGAGGGCTGGGTCAACCTCGGGATCTTCGAGGCCCGGCGCGGCGCGGTGCCCGAGGCGGAGATGTGTTTCAGGAATGCCCTGGAGCTGGAACCTTCCGACCCCGACGCGCTGGGCAACCTGGCCGCGTTGCGCGCCGAGACGGGCCGCATCGATGAAGCCGCCTGGCACTGCCGGCGGGCCCTGGCACTGTCCCCGGGGCACAAGGGAGCCGGGACCACCCTGGCGATGGTGCTTTCCGCCATGGGCGTGACCGGCACGGATGCGGACACGGGCGTCACCCCCGTGCATCCCACCGCGGGGCAACTCGCGTCGTGGCGCGCCGAGTCCGCGTCCCGCCCGGACGACCGGGTGCTGATCGGCCGCCTCCTGGCCGGCTACGAGCTCGGCGGGACCCCGGGTGAGGCGCTCGCGGTGGCGCGGCAGGCTCTCACCCGGCTGCCGCGGGACTTCACGCTGCGGTTCGCGCTGGGCCGCCTCCTGGTGAACTCCGGCGATGCGGCGGGGGGCGCGGCCGAGCTGCGACGCGCGCTCGCCCTCGGGGGCCCGCTGGCGCGCAGCTGGATCGCCCGCAACCCCGAATTGGCCGCGGTGAGGGACGCGATCCTCACAAATTGACGCGGATCGGGTCCGCTGATAGTTTGCCCCCGGAGGTGGACCTTGACCCTGAGCACCCAGACCGATCGCCCGAGCGCCGCGCCATCCCCCGGGGCCGATCCTCGCGCGCCCCTGGTCCGGCCCATCCTCCCGGGGGATCCCGCCGCCGCGCTGCTCTCCCGCGCGGCGATCATCGTTCCCTTCCACAACGCTGCCCGCACGCTGGGGGACTGCCTCGCCCCGCTCACCGAGTGCGCGGAGTTGGGGGCGGAGCTGCACGTGGTGGACGACCTGTCGGTGGACGGATCGGTGGAAGTTACGCGGCGTTTTCCCGCGGCGCGACTGCACCTGCGGGAGTCCCGCGGCTCCAGCGGCGGCGCGCGCAACACCGCCGCGCTGGCCACCCGTCGGGAGCTGCTCATCTTCGTGGACGCTGACGTGGTGGTCCCGGTGCAGGCCGTGGTGACCATGCTGCGCATGCTGGCGGAGCGGCAGTGCGACGCGGTGATCGGCTGCTACGGCGAGGACCACGACCACGTGGGCCTGATCAGCCAGTACAAGAACCTGTGGATCCGGCGCACCTATCTCAAGAGCCCGCGCCGCCCGCGCTGGTTCTGGACCGCATTCTGCGGCGTGCGCCGCGACGCATTCCTGGGCGTGGGCGGGTTCAACGAGAGCTACGAGGACGCCCGGGGCGGCGTGGACTTCGAGTTCGGGTGGCGGCTCAGCGAGGCGGGCGGCCTGATCCGACTCGAGACCGGCCTGCTGTGCCGGCACCTGAAGCGCTTCACGCTGCGGGAGCTGCTGTTCAACGACATGATCCGCGCGCGAGGCTACGTGATCCAGGCGCTGTCGCTGCGCGGGCGCAGCCCGATCCGGCCCAACCGCTTCGCCAACGTGCGGCTGAGCCACCTGCTCTCCGGCGTGGCGGCGGTGGCGGTGCTGGCCGCGTGGGCTCTCGCGCTGGCGGGCGCCTCGGG contains these protein-coding regions:
- a CDS encoding glycosyltransferase family 39 protein, which produces MAALTRSARPAPAARAGLSHVVPVAARAGFPRDVPVAALAALFAVALIVRFVHFAGVSQTPYFHYPIIDARTYHLAALQIAAGLGHPDRVFWQPPGYPCMLGAVYAVAGSGPWAPRVLQALMGALSVLLTAGIGARLFGRRVGIVAAACAAFYPLLFYFDGELLPPTPATLCLLAALALALRAGEAARPVRWWAAAGLAGGVASLFLATSALVVAVIAAFARRRAPVVLLAAALAVAPATIRNAVKGGEFVPISSNGGINFYIGNNAHYDSTVNIRPDRHWDRMVREPREFGILSASGQSAYFTRKGFAFLGADPAGFAMLQLKKLRLLLGGNEVLRNHSIYPFREASPLLAALLWKVPGLAFPWGLLAPLALVGVCARWRAAPLAAAALLAIAASVVAFFVTARYRVPMVPLMLVFAVEGVRWFVREAAGRARLLAAAGAVAALLGANLGQGPMPARMNPDAEYNVALGLGDAGQLQQAILLCRSALEQDPDSEEGWVNLGIFEARRGAVPEAEMCFRNALELEPSDPDALGNLAALRAETGRIDEAAWHCRRALALSPGHKGAGTTLAMVLSAMGVTGTDADTGVTPVHPTAGQLASWRAESASRPDDRVLIGRLLAGYELGGTPGEALAVARQALTRLPRDFTLRFALGRLLVNSGDAAGGAAELRRALALGGPLARSWIARNPELAAVRDAILTN
- a CDS encoding glycosyltransferase family 2 protein → MTLSTQTDRPSAAPSPGADPRAPLVRPILPGDPAAALLSRAAIIVPFHNAARTLGDCLAPLTECAELGAELHVVDDLSVDGSVEVTRRFPAARLHLRESRGSSGGARNTAALATRRELLIFVDADVVVPVQAVVTMLRMLAERQCDAVIGCYGEDHDHVGLISQYKNLWIRRTYLKSPRRPRWFWTAFCGVRRDAFLGVGGFNESYEDARGGVDFEFGWRLSEAGGLIRLETGLLCRHLKRFTLRELLFNDMIRARGYVIQALSLRGRSPIRPNRFANVRLSHLLSGVAAVAVLAAWALALAGASGAPVPPGVAERAALGSLLAWLALQSRFLAYFAGVRGPLGAAAVLPVLFLDELFSLMGVALGLAAYLSGERAPFGGGFAPRGAGSD